Proteins from a genomic interval of uncultured Methanocorpusculum sp.:
- the hdrC gene encoding CoB--CoM heterodisulfide reductase subunit C: protein MTSAKAYKDAALAARLSDRYYRPRQDSDPSFTAEVEKIGGTEAHICFQCGTCTGSCPSGARSTYRIRNFMRRVNLGMRDVCLNDPDLWLCTTCYTCSDRCPRDLIPTDVIMAMRNIAARQGIVPKNFLATVNFIYDTGHGVPNSDANRAARVRLGLEAEPETTCKYPEYLPAIRKILEAYGTKQLADKVLAEDQ from the coding sequence ATGACAAGTGCAAAAGCATACAAAGATGCTGCCCTTGCAGCACGTCTGTCTGACCGGTATTACCGTCCACGACAGGACAGCGACCCGTCGTTCACTGCCGAAGTTGAAAAGATTGGAGGAACTGAAGCCCACATCTGTTTCCAGTGCGGAACCTGTACCGGGTCCTGCCCGTCAGGTGCCCGCAGCACCTACCGTATTCGGAACTTCATGCGCCGCGTGAATCTCGGTATGAGAGATGTCTGTCTCAACGATCCTGATCTCTGGCTGTGTACGACCTGCTATACCTGCTCCGACCGCTGTCCCCGTGACCTCATCCCGACCGATGTCATCATGGCCATGCGCAATATTGCTGCCAGGCAGGGTATCGTTCCGAAGAACTTCCTTGCAACGGTGAACTTCATCTATGATACCGGTCACGGTGTCCCGAACAGTGATGCCAACCGTGCAGCCCGTGTTAGACTCGGTCTCGAAGCTGAACCGGAAACCACCTGCAAATATCCCGAATACCTTCCGGCAATTCGGAAAATCCTCGAGGCCTACGGCACTAAACAGCTTGCAGACAAAGTCCTTGCGGAGGATCAGTAA
- a CDS encoding 4Fe-4S binding protein produces the protein MVISTMFPKYSTKTEGESVIMEQRLLSKVSHLVLTTSKCTGCGICADACPKEAISLGMVGASIRGVASGDAPISVDPAKCSYCGVCTILCPFDALLVEVDGEPSLPILEQEGFPEYDFTAEIDEEKCVRCTSCHAACPHDAIVRDIPVYEGEVEGGAKRQTALVAKTTFVVDKELCTVCGVCSSLCPAIEQKRVPFTAEKVGSEGEILWTEALCNACRVCVEACPHDAIAVERTVDAEAKLPGSVSIDKSECITCTWCEHVCPSEAVTVTKFFDGELIVDASKCPGGCSTCVDVCPCKALYLPSPMPAVNMKRDSIEANIAINNDLCILCGACVNACPSEDALTLKRTGIHIKGTETDLYKTIAAKLCVPRTSKLVESTFGQVETKNLE, from the coding sequence ATGGTAATAAGCACAATGTTTCCAAAATACTCTACGAAGACCGAAGGTGAATCCGTCATTATGGAGCAGAGGCTCCTATCGAAGGTTTCTCACCTTGTGTTAACAACAAGCAAGTGTACCGGGTGTGGTATCTGTGCCGACGCATGTCCGAAGGAAGCAATTTCCCTTGGTATGGTTGGAGCATCCATCCGTGGTGTCGCTTCCGGCGACGCACCAATCAGCGTTGACCCCGCAAAATGTTCATACTGCGGTGTCTGCACGATTCTGTGTCCGTTTGATGCACTTCTCGTAGAAGTTGACGGTGAACCGAGCCTCCCGATTCTGGAGCAGGAAGGTTTCCCTGAGTACGATTTTACTGCCGAGATTGACGAGGAGAAGTGTGTTCGCTGTACATCCTGTCATGCCGCATGTCCGCATGATGCAATTGTACGTGATATCCCCGTTTATGAAGGCGAAGTTGAAGGCGGCGCAAAACGCCAGACCGCACTCGTTGCAAAGACGACTTTCGTTGTTGACAAAGAGCTGTGTACAGTCTGTGGTGTCTGTTCATCTCTTTGTCCGGCAATTGAACAGAAGCGTGTTCCGTTCACCGCTGAAAAAGTTGGATCCGAAGGCGAAATCCTCTGGACCGAAGCCCTATGTAACGCCTGCAGGGTCTGTGTCGAGGCTTGCCCGCACGATGCAATTGCAGTCGAACGTACCGTCGATGCAGAGGCTAAGCTCCCCGGCAGTGTTTCTATCGACAAATCCGAGTGTATTACGTGCACGTGGTGTGAACACGTCTGCCCGAGCGAGGCCGTTACCGTCACGAAATTCTTCGACGGCGAACTTATCGTTGATGCTTCCAAGTGTCCCGGCGGCTGCTCGACGTGTGTCGATGTCTGCCCGTGCAAGGCTCTGTATCTTCCAAGCCCGATGCCTGCCGTCAATATGAAGAGAGACAGCATCGAGGCCAACATCGCGATCAACAATGATCTGTGTATCCTCTGCGGTGCCTGCGTGAATGCCTGCCCGTCCGAAGATGCTCTCACGCTGAAGAGAACCGGTATCCACATTAAAGGAACGGAGACAGACCTGTACAAAACGATTGCTGCGAAACTGTGCGTACCCCGTACGTCCAAGCTTGTGGAGTCTACCTTTGGTCAGGTTGAAACGAAAAATCTGGAGTGA
- a CDS encoding 4Fe-4S binding protein, whose protein sequence is MAFAMHINMERCTGCNNCVVACPVNALELCTVDPASTDKIYAVTDGKAISLDLDHKLCAGCGVCMEACPYAVIKLVASQAPVAKVAEEGH, encoded by the coding sequence ATGGCATTTGCAATGCATATCAACATGGAGCGATGTACTGGTTGTAACAATTGCGTAGTAGCATGTCCAGTAAACGCACTTGAACTTTGTACCGTAGATCCTGCCTCAACTGACAAGATCTATGCTGTGACCGATGGTAAGGCAATCTCCCTTGACCTGGATCACAAATTATGTGCAGGGTGCGGTGTGTGTATGGAAGCATGCCCCTATGCTGTTATTAAACTGGTTGCATCGCAGGCCCCCGTAGCAAAAGTTGCTGAAGAGGGTCACTGA
- a CDS encoding isocitrate/isopropylmalate family dehydrogenase, with the protein MSLRIAVSKGDGIGPEVIPEAQKILEHFLPDADFYEVELGFAKWERTGSACSLEDIRELKGGDAILFGAVTTPPDPNYRSVLLQIRHELDLYANLRPIRTLSSSSQESPVDIMIVRENTEGLYSGIEEIGEERSTTLRVITKAGSRRIAEKACSLVLERNPDHPLVIGYKGNVLKSDLLFRDTCQEVAESHGIQTKAVFIDALCLDVLQHPKNYDVIVTTNMFGDILSDVCGYLTGGLGMLPSANIGDTHAFFEPVHGSAPDIAGKGTANPVAAIRSAGMMLEYFGMKYEACLVESSIFDLISRGVSTPDLGGHESTSSFGSRLFAAVCKKEERKI; encoded by the coding sequence ATGAGTCTTCGTATCGCTGTATCGAAAGGAGATGGTATCGGGCCTGAGGTTATCCCTGAAGCTCAAAAGATTCTTGAGCATTTTCTTCCCGATGCGGATTTTTATGAGGTCGAACTCGGCTTTGCCAAATGGGAGAGAACCGGGTCCGCCTGTTCTCTTGAAGATATTCGGGAACTGAAGGGGGGGGACGCCATTCTTTTTGGGGCCGTTACGACGCCTCCCGATCCAAATTACCGGAGTGTTCTCCTGCAGATCAGACATGAACTCGATCTTTATGCAAATCTTCGCCCCATTCGGACTCTTTCCTCATCCAGCCAGGAGTCACCTGTCGATATTATGATCGTCCGGGAAAATACCGAGGGACTCTATTCTGGTATCGAGGAGATCGGTGAAGAAAGATCAACGACCCTTCGCGTGATTACGAAGGCAGGATCCAGACGAATAGCAGAGAAAGCCTGTTCTCTCGTTTTGGAACGAAATCCAGATCATCCGCTCGTTATAGGCTACAAAGGGAACGTTCTCAAATCCGATCTCCTTTTCAGAGATACCTGCCAAGAAGTCGCCGAGTCACATGGCATACAAACAAAAGCCGTGTTTATCGATGCATTATGTCTCGATGTTTTACAGCATCCGAAAAATTATGATGTGATCGTTACGACAAACATGTTCGGCGATATCTTAAGCGATGTCTGTGGGTATCTCACCGGGGGACTTGGCATGCTTCCGAGTGCGAACATTGGTGATACGCATGCATTTTTCGAGCCGGTCCATGGAAGTGCTCCGGATATTGCCGGCAAAGGTACCGCAAATCCAGTTGCTGCTATCCGGAGTGCCGGAATGATGCTTGAGTATTTCGGGATGAAGTATGAAGCCTGTCTCGTCGAATCATCGATATTTGATCTGATCAGCAGGGGTGTGTCCACGCCTGATCTTGGAGGGCACGAGTCAACTTCATCGTTTGGCAGTCGTTTGTTTGCAGCCGTCTGTAAAAAAGAAGAGAGGAAAATATAA
- a CDS encoding 3-isopropylmalate dehydratase: MIVSGHAVVIGEDVDTDMIIAGRYLRTTDRSVWVEHAFEDYDESIAGRLNGAVLVAGKNIGCGSSREQAAAALKEAGVRAVVAPSFARIFFRNCVNLGLYVFETDVVCENGDIISFDTDDSYVKTSNAVYQAKPLSNRMKEILSAGGLNAYLSRSGEP; this comes from the coding sequence ATGATCGTATCAGGACATGCCGTTGTGATCGGCGAAGATGTGGATACCGATATGATCATCGCCGGGCGTTATCTTCGGACGACCGATCGGTCGGTATGGGTGGAACATGCCTTTGAAGATTATGATGAGAGTATTGCCGGCCGACTGAACGGCGCCGTATTGGTTGCCGGGAAAAATATCGGCTGTGGTTCGTCCCGCGAACAGGCTGCTGCTGCTCTCAAAGAAGCCGGGGTCCGAGCCGTTGTCGCTCCGTCTTTTGCTCGGATCTTTTTCCGAAACTGCGTTAATCTCGGATTGTACGTCTTTGAGACGGATGTCGTGTGTGAAAATGGTGACATCATTTCCTTTGACACCGATGATTCGTATGTCAAAACCTCAAATGCCGTTTATCAGGCAAAGCCGCTCTCAAATCGCATGAAGGAGATTCTCTCTGCCGGCGGTCTGAATGCGTATCTTTCCAGGTCTGGTGAACCATGA
- a CDS encoding aconitase/3-isopropylmalate dehydratase large subunit family protein: MKMAGTLSERILGSAEGTYVDRMVDRAFAHDGTGAQALIAFENFRIQNKSVVNPEKLSIIYDHISPANNSVTANLQGDLRKFSRENGMHFHEVGCGICHQIMSEGVCLPGEIVVGADSHSCTLGALGAFSTGVGATDMAGIWATGGTWFRVPESISIVLSGKLSGHAEPKDVALSYVKALGMDGGTYKALEFIGEGVAGMPVEGRLTLSNMAVETGAKAGLFYADDLTRKHLLSYGADEKTISLQEPEDCSYESEIYLDLNDIEPVLAVPHRVDNAVPVTQYSGTPIDQVFVGTCTNGRFEDLKRFADIVKGKKVAVRTIVTPASKDAYAKALSTGVLSDILEAGCVICPPGCGSCLGAHMGVLGEGEVGLSTANRNFRNRMGVGAEYYLCSPSTAAVSALCGEIRSPIDLEGGLN, encoded by the coding sequence ATGAAGATGGCAGGTACACTTTCCGAACGGATTCTCGGGTCGGCCGAAGGTACGTATGTCGACCGGATGGTCGATCGGGCATTTGCCCATGACGGAACTGGTGCCCAGGCACTGATCGCTTTCGAAAACTTCCGGATCCAAAACAAGTCCGTTGTCAATCCGGAGAAATTATCTATAATATATGATCACATCTCGCCGGCGAATAACTCGGTGACGGCTAATCTTCAGGGAGATCTTCGAAAGTTCTCGCGAGAGAACGGGATGCATTTTCATGAGGTCGGCTGCGGGATATGTCATCAGATAATGAGCGAAGGAGTCTGCCTCCCGGGCGAGATCGTTGTCGGGGCGGATTCACATTCATGCACGCTCGGGGCACTCGGCGCATTTTCGACCGGTGTCGGAGCAACTGATATGGCGGGAATCTGGGCGACCGGCGGGACTTGGTTTAGAGTACCTGAATCTATTAGTATAGTGCTGTCCGGCAAACTTTCGGGTCATGCCGAACCGAAGGATGTCGCACTATCTTATGTAAAGGCGCTTGGGATGGACGGCGGGACTTACAAAGCTCTGGAGTTTATCGGCGAAGGGGTTGCCGGTATGCCGGTCGAAGGGCGGTTGACGTTGTCTAACATGGCTGTCGAGACCGGGGCGAAGGCCGGATTATTCTACGCGGATGACTTGACCCGCAAACATTTACTGTCATATGGGGCTGATGAAAAAACAATCTCTCTGCAGGAACCCGAAGACTGCAGCTACGAATCCGAGATTTACCTTGATCTCAATGACATTGAACCGGTTCTTGCCGTCCCTCACCGGGTCGATAACGCCGTACCCGTTACGCAGTATTCCGGGACTCCGATCGATCAGGTGTTCGTGGGTACCTGTACAAATGGGCGGTTCGAAGATCTCAAACGATTCGCTGATATTGTCAAAGGCAAAAAAGTCGCCGTCAGAACGATCGTTACGCCTGCCTCCAAGGATGCGTATGCAAAAGCTCTATCGACAGGTGTTCTGTCCGATATCCTTGAGGCGGGATGTGTTATCTGTCCGCCAGGCTGTGGTTCCTGTCTTGGAGCACACATGGGTGTCCTTGGTGAAGGCGAGGTTGGTCTTTCCACAGCTAACCGAAATTTCAGGAACAGGATGGGTGTCGGCGCTGAGTATTATCTCTGTTCTCCCTCGACGGCTGCCGTTAGCGCTCTTTGCGGCGAGATTAGATCACCAATTGACCTGGAAGGAGGGCTGAACTAA
- a CDS encoding homocitrate synthase family protein: protein MKSLNVEICDVTLRDGEQTPGVSFTCEEKQDIAQRLSDIGIDIIEAGFPSVSEYEKRSVRSIVEMDLPSEICCLSRCVQSDIDAAIDCGVDLVSLFFATSDLHLRIKYKKTREEMLDLALNMLDYALDHGIKVRFSAEDASRTDIVFLKEMYEKGAERGASYSSYADTVGCMTPLSMYETVRELNAGLKNPLCVHCHNDMGFASANTFTAAQAGAFQLHTTVNGIGERCGNASLEEVLVALRMQGGVDRYDLSALQSLSRTVETYSGIKIAKTKPVVGEHAFCHESGIHIAALIQDRNTYEYYPPEMVGAEQKFILGKHTGRKGLEYILTTLGYTPSPSEVDVILERIKSISETKQSIIQDVLLSVISETRQETELKKT from the coding sequence ATGAAATCATTGAATGTTGAAATATGCGATGTAACGCTTAGGGATGGTGAACAGACGCCTGGGGTGTCTTTCACCTGCGAAGAAAAACAGGATATTGCCCAGCGCCTTTCCGATATCGGAATCGATATCATCGAAGCAGGATTTCCCAGCGTATCCGAATATGAAAAGCGCAGCGTGCGGTCCATCGTCGAGATGGATCTGCCGTCTGAGATCTGCTGTTTGTCCCGCTGTGTTCAAAGCGATATCGATGCAGCCATAGACTGTGGTGTCGATCTTGTCAGTCTGTTTTTCGCGACATCCGATCTGCATCTCCGTATAAAATACAAGAAGACCCGGGAAGAGATGCTCGATCTCGCTCTTAATATGCTGGATTATGCTCTCGATCACGGGATCAAGGTCCGATTCTCTGCTGAGGATGCGTCGAGAACCGACATCGTATTTTTGAAAGAGATGTATGAAAAAGGAGCTGAACGAGGGGCCTCCTACAGCAGTTATGCCGATACGGTCGGCTGTATGACGCCTCTTTCCATGTACGAGACCGTACGTGAACTGAACGCCGGACTGAAAAATCCCTTGTGTGTTCATTGTCACAACGACATGGGTTTTGCGAGTGCCAACACGTTCACTGCAGCCCAGGCAGGAGCCTTTCAGCTTCACACAACGGTGAACGGTATCGGCGAGCGGTGCGGGAACGCTTCCCTTGAAGAGGTTCTCGTGGCACTTAGAATGCAGGGGGGCGTTGACCGATATGATCTGTCAGCTCTTCAGAGTCTTTCCCGGACTGTGGAAACCTATTCCGGCATCAAAATTGCAAAAACCAAACCCGTCGTGGGTGAGCATGCCTTCTGCCATGAAAGCGGCATTCACATAGCTGCTTTGATTCAGGACAGAAATACCTACGAGTATTATCCACCCGAGATGGTCGGGGCTGAGCAAAAGTTCATTCTCGGCAAACATACAGGACGAAAAGGACTCGAGTATATTCTGACGACCCTTGGATACACTCCGTCCCCAAGCGAGGTCGATGTAATTCTGGAACGGATCAAATCGATCAGCGAAACAAAGCAGAGTATCATTCAGGATGTTCTTCTCTCGGTGATTTCCGAGACAAGGCAGGAAACTGAATTGAAAAAGACCTAG
- a CDS encoding thiamine pyrophosphate-dependent enzyme — MKAEDSFAYAVLHAADACYAVPGYPITDLAEKCHAEYTVNEKIALEYALGMSLSGKRAVVIVKNAGMNTLSDVLVSATYQGLKAGVVIIAGDDTEVRGSQTRQDSRKYGDVASVPVLEPTADELSRSVEKAMQSSETYSRVAIVRVTPAVLDAEISDVSHPERRNGSGIIFPDDLTMKGKCEYAENITAVMNHERVREEIVPETFASRGHYRTICRNCPYKPLFSILKNTLLLNKTAAICDTGCSLLSKNPPFSFSLANYGLGSSPAVASTSTKVALMGDYAVMHSGLNALIDIYEKHGSLFCIILKNRKLGMTGGQACPDILPYLTPFTPTVVSADDPDLKELIEKGVVEKTGLGVLVIEGECPSGENHEIIEC, encoded by the coding sequence ATGAAGGCGGAAGATAGTTTTGCCTACGCTGTTTTACACGCAGCTGATGCCTGTTACGCGGTTCCCGGCTATCCGATCACGGATCTTGCAGAAAAGTGTCATGCCGAGTACACGGTCAATGAAAAAATCGCTCTCGAGTATGCTCTCGGCATGTCTCTTTCCGGGAAAAGAGCTGTGGTCATCGTCAAAAATGCCGGTATGAACACTCTTTCAGATGTCTTAGTAAGTGCGACATACCAGGGGCTTAAGGCGGGCGTCGTGATTATTGCAGGAGACGACACCGAGGTTCGCGGTTCCCAGACCCGGCAGGATTCGAGGAAGTACGGGGATGTTGCCTCGGTCCCGGTTCTTGAACCTACGGCAGATGAACTTTCTCGATCGGTCGAGAAAGCCATGCAGAGTTCGGAAACCTACTCGAGGGTTGCAATTGTTCGGGTCACGCCGGCGGTTTTGGATGCTGAAATTTCGGATGTTTCCCATCCTGAAAGAAGAAATGGATCCGGGATAATATTCCCGGATGATCTGACGATGAAGGGAAAATGCGAATATGCAGAGAACATCACCGCCGTTATGAACCATGAGCGGGTTCGGGAAGAGATCGTTCCCGAGACGTTCGCTTCCAGGGGACATTACCGCACGATCTGCAGAAACTGTCCGTACAAACCGTTGTTTTCCATCCTGAAAAACACGCTTTTGCTGAATAAAACCGCCGCGATCTGCGATACCGGCTGTTCGCTTCTTTCCAAGAATCCGCCGTTTTCTTTTTCTCTTGCGAACTACGGACTCGGCTCATCTCCGGCGGTAGCTTCGACGAGCACGAAGGTCGCCCTCATGGGAGATTATGCGGTTATGCATTCGGGGCTGAATGCCCTCATCGATATTTACGAAAAGCACGGCTCTCTGTTCTGCATTATTTTGAAAAACAGAAAACTCGGCATGACCGGCGGTCAGGCCTGCCCGGATATTCTGCCCTATCTGACCCCATTCACACCCACGGTCGTTTCTGCCGATGATCCGGATCTTAAAGAATTGATCGAAAAGGGCGTTGTTGAAAAAACCGGCCTCGGAGTTCTGGTCATCGAAGGGGAGTGCCCCTCTGGAGAAAATCATGAAATCATTGAATGTTGA
- a CDS encoding radical SAM protein, translating to MMPADTNDLGRIKHLLLAVGSAHVTGVPLPASLSSTAGPGAGKGGSVFFSDGVSRVRLTLDENSPVHIENFGDSAVLTFDGPEGPVSVDGFVEKTGCHCPKQAYITINEGCIFSCRYCNVQNQDKHTKTPDEIVSLIKDACSRDTIECISLTSGVVGTMKEEDERLFAILEKIRVFGLPIGVSVYPTPGLSARLFEHGVSEVKFNLETATEKLFAEMCPGLDRNVLRDSLKEAVGFFGKNRVYTNIILGLGESKAEMKQCIMQCLENGIIPIIRPLTPSAELFDYPRPSAADILGFAEFLQSELPRFGLDPSKARTMCAKCMGCDLTPMTDLHAGEVAA from the coding sequence ATGATGCCTGCAGATACCAATGACCTTGGCCGAATCAAACACCTGCTTTTAGCCGTCGGCTCGGCACATGTGACCGGAGTTCCTCTGCCTGCTTCGCTTTCGTCCACCGCAGGTCCGGGGGCCGGCAAAGGAGGGTCAGTGTTTTTTTCCGACGGGGTTTCCCGGGTACGGTTAACGCTGGATGAGAATAGCCCTGTTCATATCGAAAACTTTGGTGACTCCGCGGTTCTTACGTTCGATGGACCGGAGGGCCCGGTCTCCGTCGATGGATTTGTGGAAAAAACTGGATGTCACTGTCCAAAACAGGCCTACATCACGATAAATGAAGGCTGCATTTTTTCATGTCGGTATTGTAATGTTCAAAACCAGGATAAACACACAAAAACACCTGATGAAATCGTTTCTCTGATCAAGGATGCATGTTCGCGGGATACGATCGAGTGCATCTCTCTTACGAGCGGTGTTGTCGGGACGATGAAAGAGGAGGACGAACGTCTTTTTGCCATTCTGGAAAAGATTCGTGTTTTCGGTTTGCCGATCGGCGTTTCGGTCTATCCGACCCCTGGTCTTTCCGCAAGGCTCTTCGAACATGGGGTTTCTGAGGTGAAGTTCAATCTCGAGACCGCGACTGAAAAATTATTTGCCGAGATGTGTCCCGGACTTGATCGGAATGTCTTGAGGGATTCTCTCAAGGAAGCTGTCGGATTTTTTGGAAAAAACCGTGTTTATACCAACATCATTCTGGGTCTCGGCGAATCAAAAGCCGAGATGAAACAGTGCATCATGCAGTGTCTCGAAAACGGGATCATTCCAATCATCCGTCCCTTGACTCCCTCGGCAGAGCTCTTCGATTACCCCCGTCCTTCGGCGGCTGATATTCTCGGTTTTGCCGAATTTCTGCAGAGTGAACTTCCGCGTTTCGGGCTTGATCCGTCAAAGGCTAGAACGATGTGCGCAAAGTGTATGGGCTGTGATCTCACTCCCATGACCGATCTGCATGCGGGGGAGGTGGCAGCATGA
- the mmp11 gene encoding methanogenesis marker protein 11 has translation MTEEPCIIDNPYSISYPEILALASEDGKTVELIERFGCMGGAMWVKNHYAKSPLVKSSRIVSNTQRFLLETGDVSLQLEGSYFPAGICGAEVTESEIAVSYLGLGGGGVGACICRATAGGVLRHTCDECGGGKVAGSTIYLPRYTRVIIGLDDTDTPEEGATWTLAHNISKAVQSPTSRYLSHTITQLYPVPYRTKNCVALACEFATTEPEKLIDRFEALVRRYTLSDETGLCAYIGFDPSVIMPYARKVKAGEVTMDDFAAVRSHLDVRIEGRGIIGAAAAIPFYTNYSEALLI, from the coding sequence ATGACTGAAGAACCCTGTATAATCGACAATCCCTACTCCATATCTTACCCGGAGATCCTTGCTCTTGCGTCCGAAGACGGCAAAACCGTTGAACTCATCGAGAGGTTCGGCTGTATGGGCGGGGCGATGTGGGTGAAAAATCATTATGCGAAAAGTCCGCTCGTCAAAAGCTCACGCATCGTTTCCAATACCCAGCGTTTTCTCCTTGAGACCGGCGATGTCAGCCTCCAGCTTGAAGGCTCCTATTTTCCTGCCGGGATCTGCGGGGCGGAAGTAACCGAGTCAGAGATCGCCGTCTCCTATCTCGGCCTTGGCGGCGGGGGTGTCGGGGCATGCATCTGCCGGGCGACTGCCGGCGGTGTCTTACGTCATACCTGTGATGAGTGTGGAGGAGGGAAAGTTGCCGGCTCGACAATTTATCTGCCGAGATATACCCGAGTCATCATCGGTCTCGACGATACGGATACGCCCGAAGAGGGAGCGACCTGGACGCTTGCCCACAACATATCAAAGGCCGTCCAGAGTCCAACATCCCGCTATCTATCTCACACGATAACCCAGCTTTATCCGGTCCCCTACCGGACAAAAAACTGTGTCGCTCTCGCCTGCGAATTTGCCACGACGGAACCCGAGAAACTCATCGACCGGTTCGAGGCTCTGGTCAGACGCTACACGCTTTCCGACGAGACCGGTCTTTGTGCCTACATCGGTTTCGATCCGTCAGTAATCATGCCGTATGCACGCAAAGTCAAAGCCGGCGAGGTGACCATGGATGATTTTGCGGCAGTCCGTTCTCATCTGGATGTACGGATCGAAGGGCGGGGCATCATCGGAGCGGCGGCGGCGATACCTTTCTACACGAATTACTCCGAGGCCCTGTTGATATGA
- a CDS encoding deoxyribonuclease IV translates to MIKLGFHVSIAGSLPLAVSRALEAGCDTFQIFTRSPRVWAAKPIEPSIAEAFIDALNVSGIGPVVDHMPYLPNPAAEKPEIYARSIFTMTEELDRCDQLKIPYLVTHLGHHGKEDGHKKGQEKVIAAIVQALDESKGETMILLENTANEKNTVGGTFTDIGVISDALSNERRVGFCFDTCHAAAAGYDLKGHGAETVFGWFNDEAGSLDRLKVIHLNDMKGGVGSHLDRHEHLGLGYLGEETIHDVLTFSKISHCAFIMETPSDEIRTDKDNMAVARRLAV, encoded by the coding sequence ATGATTAAACTCGGATTTCATGTATCGATCGCCGGCTCCTTACCTCTTGCCGTGTCCAGAGCCCTGGAAGCGGGATGCGACACCTTCCAGATATTTACGCGGAGTCCGCGTGTCTGGGCCGCCAAACCGATTGAACCCTCAATTGCGGAAGCGTTCATCGATGCCTTAAACGTCTCGGGGATCGGGCCGGTCGTCGATCACATGCCCTATCTTCCAAATCCGGCCGCAGAAAAACCCGAAATATATGCAAGATCGATTTTTACCATGACCGAGGAACTGGACCGCTGCGATCAGCTGAAGATCCCCTATCTCGTAACGCATCTGGGTCATCATGGAAAAGAAGACGGACACAAAAAAGGTCAGGAGAAAGTTATCGCGGCGATCGTTCAGGCGCTGGATGAATCGAAAGGCGAGACAATGATCCTGCTCGAAAACACCGCGAATGAAAAAAATACCGTTGGGGGAACATTCACGGACATCGGCGTGATCTCCGATGCCCTTTCAAATGAACGGAGAGTCGGCTTTTGTTTTGACACCTGCCATGCAGCAGCAGCCGGCTATGATCTGAAAGGTCACGGGGCGGAGACCGTGTTCGGCTGGTTCAATGACGAAGCAGGAAGCCTTGATCGGCTCAAAGTCATCCATCTCAATGACATGAAAGGCGGGGTCGGATCTCATCTGGACAGGCACGAACATCTGGGGCTCGGTTATCTTGGAGAAGAGACGATCCATGATGTTCTGACGTTTTCAAAGATCTCGCACTGCGCATTCATTATGGAAACGCCGTCTGACGAGATCAGGACGGATAAAGATAATATGGCCGTCGCCAGAAGACTGGCCGTGTAA
- a CDS encoding nucleoside 2-deoxyribosyltransferase, protein MHENLRAEGITTDEDREIFLKCRKRCEEFNIEIVPLPCPETLYLGIPRPPGSFSERLDTPEFSVLLDRLEKEVRELISTKGEPLCILGVNSSPTCGVTTTYRTNEKSAGPGVFLKRFSGLCAVDVRMFAQYRIYLASPLFSEAERRYNSYLAGLLRENFFSVYLPQEADDTAEGRGKSREQTIYEKNLSELKNADIIVGVIDGSDADSGTAWEMGYAFASGKRVIALRTDFRKFSGNERVNLMLEMGAEVVSSVEELVSALAFRPLP, encoded by the coding sequence TTGCATGAAAATCTACGTGCTGAGGGTATTACGACCGATGAAGACCGTGAGATTTTCCTAAAATGCAGAAAACGGTGCGAGGAGTTCAATATCGAGATTGTTCCGCTGCCGTGTCCCGAGACGCTGTATCTCGGAATCCCAAGGCCTCCCGGTTCTTTTTCCGAAAGGCTTGATACTCCGGAGTTTTCTGTTCTCCTCGACAGATTAGAAAAGGAGGTGCGGGAACTGATTTCGACGAAAGGCGAACCCCTCTGTATTCTTGGGGTTAACTCGTCTCCGACCTGCGGGGTAACGACTACGTATCGAACGAATGAGAAGTCTGCTGGCCCCGGTGTTTTTCTGAAAAGATTTTCCGGGTTATGCGCGGTTGATGTCCGTATGTTTGCACAATACCGTATATATTTGGCCTCCCCGCTTTTTTCGGAGGCCGAACGCCGCTATAATTCATATCTTGCCGGGCTTCTCCGGGAAAATTTCTTTTCTGTGTATCTTCCGCAGGAGGCCGATGATACTGCTGAAGGCAGAGGAAAATCGCGTGAACAAACAATCTATGAAAAAAATCTCTCTGAACTGAAAAATGCGGATATCATTGTCGGGGTCATCGACGGATCGGATGCAGATTCAGGGACTGCCTGGGAAATGGGATATGCGTTCGCATCCGGAAAACGGGTGATAGCTCTCAGGACGGATTTCCGGAAGTTCAGCGGGAATGAACGGGTGAACCTCATGCTTGAGATGGGGGCCGAGGTCGTTTCGAGTGTCGAAGAGCTTGTTTCGGCACTGGCCTTTCGCCCGCTTCCCTGA